A genomic window from Cloacibacillus evryensis DSM 19522 includes:
- a CDS encoding HAL/PAL/TAL family ammonia-lyase: MERIVLNGHNLTIKDLVKVARENAQVEIAQESRDEINRVREYIEEHWITEDAPPTYGFNTGLGKLKDFTISMEENDEFQKRAIFSHAACVGDPLPEEVVRAGMLVRINALCQGVSGLRMKTLDRLVEMLNKRVHPVIPCQGSVGACGDLGPLSHMVAVLMGYEGAEAYYNGERLSAPEALEKAGITPVAFQLKAKDALALINGTTIFTGMAALNCFDAEQLIKQSEIACALSLEAMRGEQAAFDPRIQDVRKQEGQKKTAANIRRLVRGTTRATDECRKVHLKNDIMHPVYQARVQDLYSLRCVPQVHGACRDNLEYAKQTLEREINAATDNPLVFWGKDGKLEFLSGGNFHGEPVAFAMDILAMSLAEIGNISERRSFSICDPTLSYGLPPMLSGEPHGLNCGYPVITCAAAALASENKTLCFPASADSIPTKSNQEDHVSMAPWACRKTKQIIDNLYKILGIEFLVGARGVWVTQKDLGEFELGEGTKAAYKVLTDAIPYEMDDIYMQRQSVPAIRLTQEGAILKAVEQALGCEL; this comes from the coding sequence ATGGAACGCATAGTATTGAACGGACACAATCTTACCATTAAGGATCTAGTCAAAGTCGCCAGGGAGAATGCCCAAGTGGAGATCGCACAGGAGAGCAGAGATGAAATCAACCGTGTGCGCGAGTATATAGAGGAACATTGGATCACGGAGGACGCTCCCCCGACCTACGGATTTAACACGGGGCTCGGTAAGCTGAAAGACTTCACCATTTCTATGGAGGAGAATGACGAGTTCCAGAAGCGCGCCATTTTTTCTCACGCTGCGTGTGTGGGCGACCCTTTGCCGGAGGAAGTCGTGCGCGCCGGTATGCTGGTGCGCATCAATGCGCTGTGCCAGGGCGTTTCCGGCCTGCGAATGAAAACGCTTGACCGCCTTGTTGAGATGCTTAATAAGAGAGTACATCCCGTTATCCCATGCCAGGGTTCCGTCGGCGCTTGCGGTGATTTGGGGCCGCTGTCGCACATGGTTGCCGTGCTGATGGGTTATGAAGGAGCGGAGGCGTACTATAATGGCGAACGGCTTTCCGCGCCGGAGGCTTTGGAGAAGGCCGGTATTACCCCCGTTGCCTTCCAGCTGAAAGCGAAGGACGCTTTGGCGCTGATCAACGGCACGACGATTTTCACCGGAATGGCCGCGCTGAATTGTTTTGACGCCGAGCAGCTTATCAAGCAGTCCGAGATCGCCTGCGCGCTGAGCCTTGAGGCCATGCGCGGCGAACAGGCCGCCTTCGACCCCCGCATACAGGACGTCCGCAAGCAGGAAGGGCAGAAAAAGACGGCGGCCAATATCAGGCGTCTGGTTCGCGGCACGACGCGCGCGACCGATGAATGCCGCAAGGTACATTTGAAGAACGACATCATGCACCCCGTCTATCAGGCCAGAGTCCAGGACCTCTATTCCCTGCGCTGCGTGCCGCAGGTTCACGGAGCGTGCCGCGACAATCTTGAATACGCCAAGCAGACGCTTGAGCGCGAGATCAACGCCGCCACCGACAATCCGCTGGTATTCTGGGGCAAAGACGGAAAGCTGGAATTCCTGAGCGGCGGCAACTTCCACGGGGAACCGGTGGCGTTCGCGATGGATATACTGGCTATGTCGCTGGCTGAAATCGGAAATATTTCGGAGCGCCGCAGCTTCTCCATCTGCGACCCGACCTTGAGCTATGGCCTGCCGCCCATGCTCAGCGGCGAACCGCACGGACTCAACTGCGGCTACCCGGTCATCACCTGCGCCGCCGCCGCGCTCGCTTCCGAGAACAAGACGCTCTGCTTCCCCGCCAGTGCGGATTCAATCCCCACCAAGTCAAACCAGGAAGATCACGTAAGCATGGCGCCCTGGGCCTGCCGCAAGACGAAGCAAATAATCGACAATCTCTATAAAATCCTCGGCATTGAATTCCTCGTCGGCGCGAGGGGCGTGTGGGTGACGCAGAAAGACCTGGGAGAATTTGAACTGGGTGAAGGAACGAAGGCCGCCTACAAGGTTCTCACCGACGCCATCCCCTACGAAATGGACGACATCTATATGCAGAGGCAGTCTGTCCCCGCCATCCGCCTGACACAGGAAGGCGCCATCCTTAAAGCGGTGGAACAGGCTCTGGGGTGCGAGCTGTAA